One genomic region from Polynucleobacter sp. MWH-P3-07-1 encodes:
- a CDS encoding M48 family metalloprotease, giving the protein MDDIKISYLTSLARSYLTYFLVMILTMSSNTRLAWGAGTASTAPPGDVSVEGNSTAIQNIGRAMQSPDARSANLPTRPAAPTQPNIVLPDMGDPGGDALSRVDERKYGEMIMRQIRPDPDYSNDLPLYDYLNEMERRLLQSAKRLQLGGANEQGSGAYQYEIFAVKDSSINAFALPGGFIGFHTGLIVSAETDSEVASVMGHETGHVLQRHMARQLDKQSTNTMIALAGMVLGALAASRNPSAAAGLIQGGQAIAVNNQLSYSRDAEREADRVGFQILSGSGYDIHGAPDFFQRLQKATGIMDSGVPAYVRTHPLTTDRIADMQDRVRSMPNRTVPTNIEFYFIKARARLEQSGTTSGLYDLKNIFDSLSKQAQPGKQMEGLYGLALIAQRQGKIDQAEAYLQDARKVAHAEIAPNSSVQRQSLSLDITASELALAKGKNDDALQIAQATLKAYPQSYAAGAALINAELKMGRTNEAITWLKARTKAQPNEILWWGLLSQAYDQAKNDPMRHYALGEKYALEGSWNAAIEQLKIARSIGGSDFYQASMIDARLRDMQRRFQEEQKDLGKTSG; this is encoded by the coding sequence ATGGATGATATAAAAATATCGTATTTGACATCCCTTGCTCGGAGTTATCTGACCTATTTTCTTGTCATGATTCTGACGATGTCGAGTAATACGCGATTGGCATGGGGCGCCGGTACAGCGTCTACGGCCCCTCCAGGTGATGTTTCTGTAGAGGGAAATTCAACTGCGATTCAGAATATTGGGCGAGCCATGCAATCACCCGATGCCCGCTCTGCTAATTTACCAACACGCCCAGCGGCGCCAACCCAGCCCAATATTGTTCTCCCGGATATGGGTGATCCAGGCGGGGATGCACTAAGTCGGGTTGATGAGCGTAAGTACGGCGAAATGATCATGCGACAAATTCGGCCGGATCCGGACTACTCGAATGATTTACCTCTGTACGATTATCTGAATGAGATGGAAAGACGTCTCTTGCAATCCGCCAAACGTTTGCAATTGGGTGGTGCCAATGAGCAAGGCAGTGGCGCTTATCAGTATGAAATTTTTGCTGTCAAAGATAGCTCGATTAATGCTTTTGCATTGCCTGGTGGATTTATCGGCTTTCACACGGGCTTAATTGTGAGCGCCGAAACAGATTCGGAAGTAGCCTCCGTCATGGGGCACGAAACTGGCCACGTTCTACAACGACATATGGCACGTCAGTTAGATAAGCAATCGACCAATACGATGATCGCCTTGGCGGGTATGGTGTTGGGTGCTCTTGCAGCCTCGCGAAATCCCAGTGCCGCCGCTGGGCTGATACAGGGCGGTCAAGCTATTGCCGTTAATAATCAGCTTTCATATTCTCGTGATGCAGAGCGAGAGGCAGATCGAGTGGGATTTCAGATTCTGAGTGGCAGCGGTTATGACATTCATGGAGCACCAGATTTCTTTCAGCGCTTACAAAAAGCCACCGGCATTATGGATAGTGGCGTGCCTGCCTATGTTCGGACTCACCCTCTAACGACGGATCGCATCGCGGATATGCAAGATCGGGTTCGTTCTATGCCTAACCGCACCGTTCCAACAAATATTGAGTTTTACTTTATTAAAGCCCGCGCTCGACTGGAGCAGTCTGGAACAACCAGTGGACTTTATGATCTCAAGAATATTTTTGACAGCCTGAGTAAACAAGCGCAACCCGGAAAGCAAATGGAAGGTCTGTATGGCCTTGCTCTGATTGCACAACGCCAAGGCAAAATTGATCAGGCCGAAGCTTATCTTCAGGATGCTCGTAAAGTTGCCCATGCAGAAATTGCACCGAACTCTTCTGTGCAGAGACAAAGCCTATCCTTAGATATCACTGCCTCTGAGTTAGCGCTTGCCAAAGGAAAAAATGACGATGCTCTACAGATTGCGCAGGCTACCTTAAAGGCATACCCCCAATCTTATGCAGCAGGTGCCGCCCTCATCAATGCTGAGCTCAAAATGGGGCGAACCAATGAGGCAATTACATGGTTGAAGGCGCGCACTAAAGCTCAGCCAAATGAAATTCTTTGGTGGGGTCTCTTATCTCAAGCTTATGATCAGGCAAAAAATGATCCAATGCGCCATTACGCTTTAGGTGAGAAATATGCTTTAGAGGGGTCTTGGAATGCAGCAATTGAGCAGCTGAAAATTGCCAGATCAATAGGGGGATCAGATTTTTACCAAGCCTCTATGATCGATGCTCGCTTAAGAGATATGCAGAGACGTTTTCAGGAAGAGCAAAAAGATCTGGGTAAAACCAGTGGTTAG
- a CDS encoding TerC family protein has translation MDFSVLSEAPFWTALLSIIVANILLSGDNAVVIAMASRNLAKYQQKQAIFWGSAAAIILRVILTVTAVQLLALPYLKIIGAILLVYIGVQLLADSGEEDELHGHSNIWAAIRTILVADLVMSLDNVIAVAAAAQKGPEETRLVLLIVGLGLSIPLIIFGSTVLLKVMDRFPIIITVGAGLLGLLAGGMLVEDPAIKDSLQAAIADAHMIFEGVGIVIVILLGSYLKKKEASKTLG, from the coding sequence ATGGACTTTTCAGTTTTATCAGAAGCCCCATTCTGGACAGCTTTACTATCCATCATCGTTGCAAATATTCTCCTGTCGGGCGATAACGCCGTAGTAATTGCGATGGCCTCGCGTAATCTTGCTAAATATCAGCAAAAGCAGGCGATCTTTTGGGGCAGTGCAGCCGCTATTATTTTGCGTGTGATTTTGACTGTGACGGCAGTCCAGTTATTGGCGCTTCCTTACCTAAAAATTATTGGCGCTATCTTATTGGTCTATATCGGAGTTCAACTCTTAGCTGATAGCGGTGAGGAAGACGAGCTTCATGGACACTCTAATATTTGGGCTGCTATACGAACAATCTTAGTGGCTGATCTGGTCATGAGCCTTGATAATGTGATTGCAGTTGCTGCAGCCGCTCAAAAAGGCCCTGAGGAAACCCGGCTTGTTTTGCTGATAGTAGGGTTAGGATTGTCTATCCCATTGATTATTTTTGGTAGTACTGTTTTGCTAAAAGTCATGGATCGCTTTCCAATCATTATTACTGTTGGTGCTGGCCTGTTAGGTTTGCTTGCCGGTGGAATGTTGGTCGAAGATCCTGCGATTAAAGATTCTCTACAGGCGGCAATAGCTGATGCTCATATGATTTTTGAAGGTGTTGGAATTGTGATTGTGATCTTGCTAGGAAGTTATTTAAAAAAGAAAGAAGCTAGCAAGACCCTAGGGTAG
- the moaC gene encoding cyclic pyranopterin monophosphate synthase MoaC, translated as MNKLTHFDDSGQAHMVNVGNKPNTHRIAIASGRISMQAETLQMITAGSHKKGDVLGIARIAGIQASKKTSELIPLCHPLVLTHLSLEFGSDPKENAINCTVQAETTGPTGVEMEALTAVQIALLTIYDMCKAVDRGMVMGDIRLLAKSGGKTGDWKSEK; from the coding sequence ATGAACAAACTTACCCATTTTGATGACAGTGGCCAAGCCCATATGGTTAATGTTGGAAATAAACCTAATACCCATCGGATTGCGATTGCCTCAGGCCGAATCTCCATGCAGGCAGAAACTCTGCAAATGATCACAGCGGGCAGCCACAAAAAAGGGGATGTTTTGGGAATCGCTAGAATCGCCGGGATTCAAGCCTCCAAGAAAACCTCTGAATTAATCCCACTATGCCATCCACTCGTCCTGACACACCTCAGCCTAGAGTTTGGGTCAGATCCAAAAGAGAATGCCATCAATTGCACGGTGCAAGCTGAAACTACTGGCCCTACCGGTGTTGAAATGGAGGCGCTCACCGCAGTCCAAATTGCACTCCTCACCATCTACGATATGTGCAAAGCAGTCGATAGGGGCATGGTTATGGGCGATATCAGGCTCTTAGCAAAGAGTGGTGGGAAGACCGGGGATTGGAAGTCGGAGAAGTAA
- a CDS encoding pilin yields MQKIVRLDDQLLDEQERGFTLIEVMVVVAIIGILVAIAVPQYQDYIARSRVVEGMNLASSAKLAVTEAFASRGTISMDEATQGSFSFNPTRSVKEIEITRSGAIAIDFQVSVAPEGKNTLHLVPTNDPDANIPKPIDLSKPEGSTWAGGWTCRSAETNLLPQLLPSECRVSK; encoded by the coding sequence ATGCAAAAAATAGTTCGATTGGATGATCAATTGCTTGATGAGCAAGAACGGGGATTTACCTTAATTGAGGTAATGGTGGTTGTGGCCATCATTGGAATATTAGTTGCAATAGCGGTACCGCAGTATCAAGACTATATCGCCCGTAGTCGTGTGGTTGAGGGTATGAATTTGGCTTCTAGTGCAAAACTTGCTGTAACGGAAGCTTTTGCAAGTCGTGGGACTATCTCGATGGATGAGGCCACTCAAGGGTCCTTCTCATTTAACCCAACGAGAAGCGTTAAGGAAATTGAAATTACTCGATCGGGAGCAATTGCCATTGATTTCCAAGTGAGTGTTGCGCCTGAAGGAAAGAATACTTTGCATCTCGTCCCCACAAATGATCCTGATGCAAATATCCCTAAGCCAATTGATTTATCAAAACCTGAGGGTTCAACCTGGGCAGGCGGTTGGACTTGTAGATCGGCAGAAACAAATCTATTGCCTCAGTTGCTGCCTTCAGAATGTAGAGTATCTAAATAA
- a CDS encoding nuclear transport factor 2 family protein yields the protein MSKLARLFHNADDVVDAWREALRNRDVQTALDIWLDDDSITCVLPEGQRLTGHAEIRDGLERLLSKQPLFLEPIACINHTILGAAIYDTTEAVHLKADQIEAAFFLNITLVLLQDSQGWRIAHLHASHSTEDTFDAPTTLHGLH from the coding sequence ATGTCAAAACTTGCCAGACTCTTTCATAACGCAGATGATGTGGTTGATGCTTGGCGTGAGGCCCTCAGAAATCGGGATGTGCAAACTGCTCTCGACATTTGGCTTGATGATGATTCTATTACTTGCGTTTTACCAGAAGGTCAGCGCCTAACGGGTCATGCAGAAATTCGGGATGGCCTTGAGAGATTGTTGTCCAAACAGCCCTTATTTCTGGAGCCAATTGCATGCATTAATCACACAATTCTGGGTGCAGCAATTTATGACACCACTGAAGCCGTCCATTTGAAAGCAGATCAAATTGAAGCGGCTTTCTTTCTGAACATTACATTGGTATTGCTACAAGATAGTCAAGGATGGCGAATTGCTCATTTACATGCCAGCCACTCTACTGAAGATACTTTTGATGCGCCTACGACTCTGCACGGTCTACACTAA
- the waaF gene encoding lipopolysaccharide heptosyltransferase II, with product MHRILIIAPNWIGDAVMSQPFLAALKLNYPKSQIDVLATPWVAPIYRACPEIHSVIEAPLEHKKLQWALRRQLAQDLKVKSYQACYVLPNSFKSALIPWLANIPFRLGYRGEARFGLINFALNNPSKTERPPMVERYLALAHLLNNEGQAQNTGSPVPSLQSSAEITHTTQDKLARANIKPHALYIFCPGAEYGVTKRWPADYFAALAEKVLGQNIENQIILLGSQSDHHSGQIIAQQNPDRIHNWCGETSLDEAMAVIGLSKTVISNDSGLMHIAAALQKPQIAIFGSSDPKHTPPLSSKAKVIWLNLPCSPCHRRECPLGHLKCLKGISPEQVFNSITAE from the coding sequence ATGCACCGTATTCTGATCATTGCCCCCAACTGGATTGGAGACGCTGTTATGTCTCAGCCTTTTTTGGCGGCACTTAAGCTCAATTACCCCAAGTCACAAATTGATGTTTTGGCTACTCCATGGGTAGCCCCAATATACCGAGCATGCCCAGAAATTCATTCTGTCATTGAAGCCCCGCTTGAACACAAAAAACTGCAATGGGCCTTGCGTAGGCAATTAGCGCAAGACTTGAAAGTAAAGTCTTATCAGGCTTGCTATGTCTTGCCTAATAGCTTTAAATCCGCACTGATTCCATGGCTAGCAAACATTCCTTTTCGTCTTGGTTATCGTGGTGAAGCACGCTTTGGTCTCATTAATTTTGCACTGAACAATCCAAGCAAAACAGAGCGGCCTCCGATGGTTGAGCGCTATTTAGCCCTAGCCCATCTTCTTAATAACGAGGGGCAAGCCCAAAATACAGGATCGCCAGTTCCCAGCTTACAAAGCTCTGCCGAAATCACTCACACCACGCAAGATAAATTAGCACGTGCCAATATCAAACCACATGCACTGTATATCTTTTGTCCCGGTGCAGAATATGGTGTCACTAAGCGCTGGCCAGCAGATTACTTTGCAGCACTCGCCGAAAAGGTATTGGGTCAAAACATCGAGAATCAAATTATTTTATTAGGCAGCCAGAGCGATCATCACTCAGGTCAAATCATTGCTCAGCAAAATCCGGACAGAATTCATAACTGGTGCGGAGAGACCTCGCTTGATGAAGCGATGGCAGTCATTGGTCTCAGCAAGACTGTGATTAGCAATGACTCCGGGTTAATGCACATTGCAGCAGCCCTTCAGAAGCCGCAAATTGCCATCTTCGGATCTAGTGACCCCAAACATACACCGCCTCTATCCAGTAAGGCAAAAGTCATTTGGCTGAACTTACCCTGTAGCCCTTGTCATCGCAGAGAATGTCCTTTGGGGCATCTAAAATGCCTAAAGGGAATTTCCCCAGAACAGGTGTTTAATAGCATTACCGCAGAATAA
- the sucD gene encoding succinate--CoA ligase subunit alpha has product MSILVNKNTKVITQGITGKTGQFHTEKCQEYANGKNCFVAGVNPKKAGESIFNIPIYGTVKEAAQQTGATTSVIYVPPPGAAAAIWEAVEADLDFVICITEGIPVRDMLEVRNKMKAKEAAGGKKTLLLGPNCPGIITPDEIKIGIMPGHIHKKGRIGVVSRSGTLTYEAVGQLTAIGLGQSTAVGIGGDPINGLKHIDIMKMFNEDPDTDAVIMIGEIGGPDEAEAARWCKDNMKKPIVGFIAGVTAPPGKRMGHAGALISGGADTADAKLAVMEECGFKVTKNPSEMAALLKAML; this is encoded by the coding sequence ATGTCTATATTGGTTAATAAAAATACTAAAGTGATTACGCAAGGAATTACCGGTAAGACCGGTCAGTTCCATACTGAAAAATGTCAGGAGTATGCCAACGGCAAGAATTGTTTTGTTGCTGGCGTAAATCCCAAAAAAGCAGGCGAGTCGATTTTCAATATTCCGATCTATGGAACTGTCAAAGAAGCTGCTCAGCAAACTGGTGCAACTACTTCAGTCATTTATGTGCCGCCCCCAGGCGCCGCCGCAGCTATTTGGGAAGCAGTAGAAGCAGATCTTGATTTTGTGATCTGCATTACTGAAGGTATTCCCGTCAGAGATATGTTGGAAGTGCGTAATAAGATGAAGGCTAAGGAAGCGGCTGGCGGTAAAAAGACTTTATTGCTGGGGCCAAATTGCCCTGGAATCATCACACCTGATGAAATTAAGATCGGCATCATGCCAGGACACATTCATAAAAAAGGTCGCATTGGGGTTGTTAGCCGCTCAGGAACTTTGACCTATGAGGCTGTGGGTCAGCTCACCGCAATCGGTTTAGGTCAATCCACTGCTGTTGGTATTGGTGGCGACCCTATCAATGGTCTAAAACATATCGACATCATGAAGATGTTTAATGAAGATCCCGATACTGATGCAGTGATCATGATTGGTGAGATTGGTGGGCCTGATGAGGCCGAAGCAGCCCGTTGGTGTAAAGACAATATGAAAAAGCCCATCGTTGGTTTTATTGCGGGTGTAACGGCTCCTCCCGGCAAGCGCATGGGTCATGCCGGTGCATTGATTTCTGGTGGAGCCGATACTGCAGATGCTAAATTGGCCGTGATGGAGGAGTGTGGCTTTAAGGTCACTAAGAATCCATCTGAGATGGCTGCTTTATTAAAGGCAATGTTGTAA
- a CDS encoding glycosyltransferase family 41 protein, whose protein sequence is MNPQLQLMLQQAIEAFQGGNFERAATILQRLIQVDPKNLPALHILGLIRASQANFKEAAHLLGRAARIHPNDASIQYNLAKVLSDIGSDNESIPHHKKAVELAPHNPEAWLNYGKTESNLGRHENALIHYDKALSLEPGFVQALSNKSATLRELRRFEDALACAEKALAISPDLAEAWSNKAVNLHELGYYEEAITHYDQAITLKPDDYAAWTNKGVTLKALKRYEEAITHFDQALALKPDYHEVLANKGAVLNDLKLYSQAMACYDKALSFNPEYHQGWLNKGITLKELNQPADARSAFKKAIELVPESNAAHWGKLFTSIPIISSSNESVQSLREVFISDLHKLDKWFCDDRLDGAHEVVGSTQPFYLAYQAQNNKDLLNLYGCICHRIMAHWQKVNMLERSIKKENTKIQIGIIGEQICNHSVWNAITKGLLLNLDTSKFEAHIFHLGTAVDNETLSARDKVKTFTDNQFSLLGLSKLILEKNLDILLYPEIGMHALTMQLACLRLAPIQIAAWGHPETTGLPTIDYYLSGELFESDFSQDAYTETLIKLPNLGCSYSRLSISPSVIDLEQFGISRHEPILICPGAPFKYAPKNDWIFVEIAKRLGKCKFIFFKDQNNLAEILKKRLNNVFQESNLALSDYIVFIPWLKSEQFYGVMKLADVFMDTIGFSGFNTAMQAIDCALPIVTQEGDFMRGRFASGILKRMKMPELIADSDQSYIELVIRLVQDKLYHSQIVNKMNEMKQVLYDDPEPIRALENFLLTAVKLSS, encoded by the coding sequence ATGAATCCTCAACTTCAGCTCATGCTTCAGCAGGCTATTGAAGCCTTTCAAGGTGGTAACTTTGAGAGAGCTGCTACGATTTTGCAAAGACTCATTCAGGTCGATCCCAAGAATCTGCCAGCCCTGCATATCTTGGGCTTAATTAGAGCCTCACAAGCCAATTTCAAAGAGGCTGCCCATTTATTAGGTAGAGCAGCCCGCATCCATCCCAATGATGCCTCCATTCAATACAACCTAGCTAAAGTCCTTAGTGATATTGGCTCAGATAATGAGTCAATCCCACACCATAAAAAAGCAGTAGAGCTGGCACCCCATAACCCAGAAGCCTGGCTCAACTATGGCAAAACAGAATCCAATCTCGGACGTCATGAAAATGCGTTGATTCATTACGATAAAGCGCTTAGCCTGGAGCCAGGTTTTGTCCAAGCGCTCTCTAATAAAAGCGCAACCCTAAGAGAACTTAGGCGCTTTGAAGATGCTTTAGCTTGTGCTGAGAAAGCCCTCGCTATTAGTCCAGATTTAGCTGAAGCTTGGTCTAATAAGGCGGTGAATTTACACGAGCTTGGATATTATGAAGAGGCAATCACTCATTACGACCAAGCCATAACTTTAAAGCCAGACGATTACGCGGCTTGGACAAATAAGGGGGTTACTTTAAAGGCCCTAAAACGTTATGAAGAGGCAATCACTCATTTTGATCAAGCCCTTGCTCTAAAGCCAGATTATCACGAAGTATTAGCGAACAAAGGGGCTGTTTTAAATGACTTAAAACTTTATAGCCAAGCTATGGCTTGCTACGATAAAGCGCTCAGTTTTAACCCTGAGTATCACCAAGGATGGCTTAATAAAGGAATCACTTTAAAGGAATTAAATCAGCCAGCGGATGCAAGAAGTGCTTTTAAAAAAGCGATTGAGTTAGTCCCTGAGTCAAATGCGGCCCACTGGGGAAAACTATTTACATCAATACCTATCATTTCCTCTTCAAATGAAAGCGTTCAATCATTAAGAGAGGTATTTATTTCTGATCTCCATAAGTTGGATAAATGGTTTTGTGATGATAGGCTTGATGGGGCACATGAAGTGGTAGGATCTACTCAACCGTTTTATTTAGCATATCAAGCGCAGAATAATAAAGATCTTCTAAATTTATATGGCTGCATTTGTCATCGGATCATGGCCCATTGGCAAAAAGTGAATATGCTGGAACGGAGCATAAAAAAAGAGAACACTAAAATTCAGATTGGGATTATTGGCGAACAAATTTGTAATCATTCTGTTTGGAATGCTATTACCAAGGGTCTATTATTAAATCTCGATACCAGTAAATTTGAGGCTCATATTTTTCATTTGGGAACTGCTGTTGATAATGAAACTCTATCTGCAAGAGATAAGGTAAAAACTTTTACTGACAATCAGTTTTCATTGCTGGGTTTATCAAAATTGATTCTTGAAAAAAATCTTGATATTTTGCTTTACCCTGAGATTGGTATGCATGCGCTAACGATGCAGTTGGCTTGTTTACGACTTGCCCCAATACAAATTGCCGCTTGGGGGCACCCCGAAACCACAGGCTTGCCAACCATTGACTATTATTTATCGGGCGAGCTCTTTGAGAGTGACTTTTCACAAGATGCTTACACTGAAACCTTAATTAAATTGCCTAACCTAGGCTGTAGTTATTCTCGGCTATCTATAAGCCCCTCAGTTATTGATCTTGAACAGTTCGGCATCAGCCGCCATGAGCCAATCTTAATATGCCCGGGAGCTCCATTTAAATACGCCCCAAAAAATGATTGGATTTTTGTTGAAATAGCGAAGCGTTTAGGTAAATGCAAGTTTATTTTTTTCAAAGATCAAAATAATTTGGCAGAAATTTTAAAAAAACGTCTCAATAATGTTTTTCAAGAATCTAACTTGGCTCTTAGTGATTATATTGTTTTCATCCCCTGGCTAAAATCAGAACAGTTTTATGGGGTTATGAAGCTTGCAGATGTATTCATGGATACCATTGGATTTTCAGGATTTAATACTGCAATGCAAGCAATTGATTGTGCACTGCCAATTGTGACTCAAGAAGGAGACTTTATGAGGGGCCGTTTTGCAAGCGGCATCCTAAAAAGAATGAAAATGCCTGAATTAATTGCAGATTCTGATCAAAGCTACATTGAATTAGTTATCCGACTTGTACAAGATAAGTTATATCACTCTCAAATTGTTAATAAGATGAATGAAATGAAACAGGTTCTATACGATGACCCAGAGCCAATTCGTGCGCTTGAAAATTTTTTATTGACTGCAGTCAAATTGTCGAGCTGA
- a CDS encoding branched-chain amino acid transaminase — protein sequence MSMSDRDGFIWSDGKLIPWREANIHVLTHSLHYGMSVFEGIRAYKTPQGTAIFRLSDHVKRLINGTKIFQMKLPFSAEQIGQGIQEVVSSNKLESCYIRPIVFIGSEKLGISPKGNTIHTSIAAWEWGAYLGEDGLNKGIRVKTSSFTRHHVNSSLVRAKASGYYINSILANQEVTANGYDEALLLDIEGYVSEGSGENLFMVRNGVIYTPDLASCLEGITRESVMQIAKDLGYEVKEKRITRDEIYSADEAFFTGTAAEVTPIRELDDRTIGDGKKGPITAKIQDTYFSAVYGKNDRYQSWLTYVK from the coding sequence ATGTCGATGTCTGACCGCGATGGCTTTATTTGGTCCGATGGGAAACTAATCCCATGGCGCGAGGCCAATATTCATGTCCTGACTCACAGCCTGCATTACGGCATGAGCGTATTCGAAGGCATCAGAGCCTATAAAACCCCTCAAGGAACTGCTATTTTTCGCCTATCAGACCATGTTAAGCGCTTGATCAATGGCACCAAGATATTCCAGATGAAACTGCCCTTTAGTGCTGAGCAAATTGGTCAAGGGATTCAAGAAGTCGTCAGTAGCAATAAATTAGAGTCTTGCTATATTCGACCCATCGTTTTCATTGGCTCCGAAAAGCTTGGGATCTCCCCCAAGGGCAATACGATTCATACCTCAATTGCAGCTTGGGAATGGGGTGCATATCTAGGCGAGGATGGCCTCAACAAGGGTATCCGAGTTAAAACCTCGTCTTTTACCCGCCACCATGTCAATTCTTCCTTGGTCAGAGCAAAAGCATCTGGCTACTACATTAACTCTATCCTAGCTAACCAAGAAGTTACCGCCAATGGTTACGACGAAGCCCTTCTACTAGACATTGAGGGTTATGTTTCGGAAGGCTCTGGAGAGAACTTGTTTATGGTTCGTAATGGAGTGATTTACACCCCGGACCTGGCCTCTTGCCTTGAGGGCATCACTCGCGAATCCGTGATGCAGATTGCCAAAGACCTTGGCTACGAGGTAAAAGAGAAGCGCATCACGCGAGATGAAATCTACTCTGCTGATGAAGCCTTCTTTACTGGTACTGCTGCTGAAGTAACGCCGATTCGTGAATTAGATGATCGCACCATCGGTGATGGCAAAAAAGGTCCGATTACTGCCAAAATTCAAGACACTTACTTTTCCGCGGTTTATGGGAAAAATGATCGTTATCAATCTTGGCTAACCTACGTAAAGTAA
- a CDS encoding glycosyltransferase family 2 protein: MASLDTNSLDQSITIGVSAYGNHETTKHCLRVILDGLKGNYELILVDDCSPDDGLITKLFIEAAKEHKNTKIYRFDENKEYSGSLNCILSESTGDKVFFVSNDIFISPSYVKALLEVADSSPNIGIVRGVSNFVDNCGKKTHNINIVDKIKHLGDVATFGEELFELEKNSYLEENFLTGDAFMTKREVITKIGTFDPLFYGYFADHDYGIRAMRAGFKLAVAKGAFAFHHRNSNFDYLEKNAREKKLNARWAKIYENWARFKLKYDLPIDRMYELDMLARMDWDSLNTHAKDCVKLYVPPVDYSKYLIAS, encoded by the coding sequence ATGGCATCTTTAGATACAAATTCCCTAGACCAATCAATCACTATTGGAGTCTCTGCATACGGCAATCACGAAACAACCAAGCATTGCCTAAGAGTGATTCTGGATGGGCTGAAGGGAAATTATGAATTAATCTTGGTTGATGATTGCTCGCCTGATGATGGTTTAATTACTAAGCTTTTCATCGAGGCCGCCAAAGAGCACAAAAATACAAAAATTTATAGATTTGATGAGAACAAAGAATACAGCGGAAGTCTGAATTGTATTCTCTCCGAGTCTACGGGGGATAAGGTTTTTTTTGTATCAAATGATATTTTTATATCGCCTTCTTATGTAAAGGCATTATTAGAAGTTGCTGACAGTAGTCCGAATATTGGGATAGTGAGGGGCGTTTCTAATTTTGTAGATAACTGTGGAAAAAAAACTCACAACATCAACATTGTGGATAAAATCAAGCATCTAGGTGATGTTGCAACTTTTGGGGAAGAGTTATTCGAATTAGAAAAAAATTCTTATCTCGAAGAGAATTTTTTAACTGGCGATGCATTCATGACTAAAAGAGAAGTGATAACAAAAATAGGTACTTTTGACCCCCTTTTTTACGGATACTTTGCCGATCATGATTATGGAATTAGAGCAATGCGGGCTGGCTTTAAGTTAGCGGTTGCTAAAGGTGCTTTTGCTTTTCACCATAGAAATTCAAATTTTGATTATTTAGAAAAAAATGCACGAGAGAAAAAGCTGAACGCAAGATGGGCTAAGATCTACGAAAATTGGGCTCGTTTTAAACTCAAATATGATTTACCTATTGATAGAATGTATGAATTAGATATGCTTGCTCGCATGGACTGGGATTCTTTGAATACTCACGCGAAAGACTGTGTCAAACTCTATGTTCCACCTGTGGATTATTCTAAGTATCTGATTGCCTCTTGA
- a CDS encoding zinc-finger domain-containing protein, whose protein sequence is MSEANIVMVDGKDLPLHCPTNKTPSWNSHPRVFLDITDTGEAKCPYCGTEYKLIPGTAPRGH, encoded by the coding sequence ATGAGTGAAGCAAATATTGTGATGGTGGACGGCAAAGATCTTCCTTTGCACTGTCCAACGAATAAAACTCCAAGTTGGAACTCTCATCCACGAGTCTTTTTGGATATCACTGATACCGGCGAAGCGAAGTGCCCCTACTGTGGCACCGAATACAAACTCATTCCTGGAACAGCGCCCCGCGGGCACTAA